In the genome of Aspergillus flavus chromosome 8, complete sequence, one region contains:
- a CDS encoding lipase/thioesterase family protein — MLNTAIPLSLAEKLDFIPALVSLCATVVWAMFTGLWRSSSYPKSWLLHVGYAAFRKATSRLSVAQMQYVMPPTNKIYDQYVRKSRKVADTVDLGHGALGHWIGDRNADNVLIWYHATGGGFALPANLGYFSFFTRLIADSGRANKSLAVFSLTYTLAPHATYPTQIRQAVEALRYVVEQTKFSPGHILLGGDSAGGNLVGGVLSHLAHPHPAIAPVNLSEHLRGAVMIAPWTSMETDFSGQEIDSRGDLITPAVAGPWASAYLGTAKRDYYTDLSTAPADWYSTFPVQKILVCAGGSEILFPIIQDFVKKLKEGFPGVELCVGQREGHVAPIYNLYIGDQTETEQGKRVKSWLRETL; from the exons ATGCTCAACACTGCAATCCCCCTTTCCCTCGCGGAGAAACTTGACTTTATTCCCGCCCTGGTGTCACTTTGTGCCACTGTCGTGTGGGCAATGTTCACGGGATTATGGCGTTCATCATCCTATCCCAAGAGCTGGCTCCTACATGTCGGATATGCCGCGTTCCGGAAAGCAACCAGTCGACTCTCCGTTGCACAAATGCA ATATGTGATGCCGCCGACTAATAAGATTTATGATCAGTATGTGCGCAAGTCCAGAAAAGTAGCAGACACTGTAGACTTGGGCCATGGTGCATTGGGCCACTGGATTGGAGACCGCAATGCTGATAATGTCCTGATTTGGTATCACG CCACAGGCGGTGGATTTGCCCTCCCAGCGAACTTGGGCTATTTCAGTTTCTTCACTCGCCTAATCGCGGACAGTGGCCGTGCCAATAAATCCTTGGCGGTTTTCAGTCTCACATACACACTGGCCCCCCATGCAACATATCCCACACAGATTCGCCAGGCCGTGGAAGCGTTGCGGTATGTGGTTGAGCAGACCAAATTTTCACCAGGCCACATTCTCTTGGGTGGTGATTCGGCAGGAGGGAACCTGGTCGGCGGCGTCTTGTCCCACTTGGCTCATCCCCACCCTGCTATTGCCCCGGTGAACCTCTCCGAGCACCTCCGCGGCGCGGTCATGATCGCTCCGTGGACATCAATGGAGACGGACTTTTCGGGACAAGAGATCGATTCTCGAGGGGATTTGATCACGCCTGCAGTAGCAGGACCATGGGCCAGCGCCTACCTGGGTACCGCCAAGCGTGATTACTACACCGACTTATCTACTGCGCCAGCAGACTGGTACTCCACGTTTCCGGTGCAGAAGATTTTAGTTTGTGCCGGAGGAAGCGAGATTCTTTTCCCAATCATCCAGGATTTCGTGAAGAAACTAAAG GAGGGCTTCCCGGGTGTGGAGTTGTGTGTTGGCCAGCGGGAGGGCCATGTCGCCCCGATCTACAATTTGTATATCGGGGACCAGACTGAGACGGAGCAGGGGAAGAGAGTCAAGAGCTGGTTGAGAGAGACTCTGTAG